A stretch of Pseudorhodobacter turbinis DNA encodes these proteins:
- the rnpA gene encoding ribonuclease P protein component codes for MTPPKAQGDDSNVTTRPPSAVSSCAKSSGLMPETLRQRADFLRAASARRQAAQGFLLQGRARGDDSSDMRVGFTCSKKIGNAVARNRAKRRLREIARAILPTLGHAGWDYVLVGRPKVTIDRDFAALLQDLETALAQLHAPRKPRK; via the coding sequence ATGACACCGCCGAAGGCACAGGGAGACGACAGCAATGTCACAACCCGACCGCCCTCGGCGGTTTCATCATGCGCAAAATCCTCGGGGTTGATGCCCGAGACCTTGCGCCAACGCGCAGATTTCTTGCGCGCAGCCTCTGCACGCCGCCAAGCGGCCCAAGGCTTTTTGCTTCAAGGACGCGCCCGCGGGGATGACAGCAGCGATATGCGCGTCGGTTTCACCTGCTCCAAGAAAATTGGCAATGCCGTGGCGCGCAACCGTGCAAAGCGGCGGCTGCGTGAAATTGCGCGGGCCATTTTGCCAACCTTGGGCCACGCCGGTTGGGATTACGTGCTTGTCGGACGCCCCAAAGTGACGATCGACCGCGATTTCGCAGCCCTTCTGCAGGATCTCGAAACCGCCTTGGCACAGCTCCACGCCCCCCGAAAGCCGCGGAAATGA
- the yidD gene encoding membrane protein insertion efficiency factor YidD — protein sequence MTPLAHVLALPVRTYRLLLSPWVGHGCRFQPTCSAYAMEALEKHGGIKGGYLTAHRICRCHPWGGDGYDPVPDKKPKRG from the coding sequence ATGACACCGCTTGCCCATGTGCTTGCCCTGCCCGTCCGCACTTATCGTTTATTGCTAAGCCCTTGGGTCGGTCATGGCTGCCGGTTTCAACCCACCTGTTCGGCCTACGCGATGGAGGCGCTGGAAAAGCATGGCGGGATCAAGGGCGGCTATCTGACCGCGCACCGCATTTGCCGCTGCCACCCTTGGGGCGGCGATGGTTATGACCCTGTGCCGGATAAAAAACCAAAGCGAGGCTAA
- the ttcA gene encoding tRNA 2-thiocytidine(32) synthetase TtcA: MLDKMDDIHPLFHGAPKTTEFKKLRKRIVQNMREAIEVYGMIQPGARWLVCLSGGKDSYTLLAILHELKWRGLLPVELLACNLDQGQPGFPATVLPDFLSRMGVEHRIEYADTYSIVMDKIAPGGTMCSLCSRLRRGNFYRIAREEGCSAVVLGHHRDDMLETLFMNLFHGGRLATMPPKLLNEDGDLLLLRPLALVAEADCEKFASGMQYPIIPCDLCGSQDGLLRQQVKAMLDEWEARSPGRRQIMFRALQNANPSHLLDPTLFDFKSLAPRPQDDR; this comes from the coding sequence ATGCTGGACAAGATGGACGACATTCACCCGCTTTTCCACGGCGCGCCCAAAACCACCGAATTCAAAAAATTGCGCAAGCGCATCGTGCAGAACATGCGTGAGGCGATTGAGGTTTACGGCATGATCCAACCCGGCGCGCGCTGGTTGGTGTGCCTGTCGGGCGGCAAGGACAGCTATACCCTATTGGCCATTCTGCATGAGCTGAAATGGCGTGGCCTGCTGCCGGTGGAGCTTCTGGCCTGCAATCTCGATCAGGGGCAGCCCGGCTTTCCGGCGACGGTTCTGCCGGACTTCTTATCGCGGATGGGGGTGGAACACCGCATCGAATATGCCGACACCTATTCCATCGTTATGGATAAAATCGCGCCGGGGGGAACCATGTGTTCGCTCTGTTCACGTTTGCGCCGCGGAAATTTTTACCGAATCGCCCGCGAAGAAGGCTGTTCGGCGGTGGTTTTGGGGCACCACCGTGACGATATGTTAGAAACTCTGTTCATGAATTTGTTCCATGGCGGACGGCTGGCGACCATGCCGCCAAAGCTTTTGAACGAGGATGGTGACCTTTTGCTCTTGCGTCCCTTGGCGCTGGTCGCCGAGGCTGATTGCGAGAAATTCGCGAGCGGGATGCAATATCCGATCATTCCATGTGACCTTTGCGGCAGTCAGGACGGGCTTTTGCGTCAACAGGTAAAGGCGATGCTGGATGAATGGGAGGCCCGAAGCCCCGGTCGCCGCCAGATCATGTTCCGGGCTCTGCAAAATGCCAATCCGTCCCATTTGCTGGATCCGACGCTGTTTGACTTCAAATCGCTGGCGCCGCGACCGCAGGACGATAGGTAG
- a CDS encoding putative bifunctional diguanylate cyclase/phosphodiesterase, which translates to MMMTALGLPLIFLFAGVLRGTNTFSVTDIDPPGSIAHRPQITKFLDHALQEADTTGRTTACFVIQFDDADELLDRHGRAVQTEVLIRSAERLCAALRDGDSVARLEGGGFAVALAPMRRVDLEGMIQVAARLQEALTPPISIDAAKLYVNCSIGFCLGARSPQPIGAALLDAAQVAADEARRNGPGAIRAYIPGMARKRSDRDALRNELERAMEEGDIRPHYQPQICTDTGEISGFEALARWHHADRGIISPSEFLPAIEEAGLCERLGEVMLYHALAAIVSWDKAGLRVPNVGVNFSAAELRNPRLAEKLKWELDRFDLTPDRLCVEILETVIAETDNDVIVRNILELSKLGCGIDLDDFGTGHSSITNIRRFAVRRIKIDRSFVRKVDEDREQQKLVSGILSLAERMGLETLAEGIESVGEHAMLAQLGCGHVQGFLIAKPMAFEATQDWIIQHQSRRAKLPQIGTRTR; encoded by the coding sequence ATGATGATGACAGCCTTGGGGCTGCCGTTGATTTTTCTTTTTGCAGGGGTGCTTCGTGGCACGAATACCTTTTCTGTCACAGATATTGATCCCCCCGGCAGCATCGCGCATCGTCCCCAGATCACAAAGTTCCTCGATCATGCCTTGCAAGAGGCCGATACCACGGGCCGGACCACGGCTTGCTTTGTAATCCAGTTTGACGATGCCGATGAGCTATTGGACCGCCACGGTCGCGCGGTACAAACCGAAGTATTGATTCGCAGTGCCGAACGTTTGTGCGCCGCATTGCGGGATGGTGACTCCGTCGCGCGTCTGGAAGGTGGCGGCTTCGCGGTTGCACTCGCCCCAATGCGCCGCGTTGATCTGGAAGGGATGATTCAGGTTGCCGCCCGTCTGCAAGAGGCCTTAACCCCCCCCATCAGTATCGACGCGGCAAAACTTTATGTGAATTGCTCGATCGGGTTCTGCCTTGGTGCAAGATCACCACAGCCGATCGGAGCGGCCTTGCTGGATGCCGCACAGGTTGCCGCAGATGAGGCCCGGCGCAACGGCCCCGGCGCCATCCGTGCCTATATCCCCGGCATGGCCCGCAAACGCTCGGACCGCGACGCCCTGCGCAATGAGTTAGAGCGCGCGATGGAAGAGGGCGACATTCGGCCCCACTACCAACCACAGATCTGCACGGACACAGGCGAAATCTCGGGGTTTGAAGCATTGGCCCGCTGGCATCATGCAGACCGTGGCATTATCTCCCCCTCTGAATTCCTCCCCGCGATTGAAGAGGCCGGGCTTTGTGAACGTCTTGGCGAAGTCATGCTGTATCACGCATTAGCAGCCATAGTCAGCTGGGACAAAGCAGGGCTGCGCGTCCCGAACGTCGGGGTGAACTTCTCGGCCGCGGAATTGCGCAACCCACGTTTGGCAGAAAAACTGAAATGGGAGTTGGACCGTTTTGACCTCACCCCGGACCGGCTTTGCGTTGAAATTCTGGAAACCGTGATCGCCGAAACCGATAATGACGTAATTGTCCGCAACATTCTGGAACTTTCCAAGCTCGGCTGCGGAATCGATCTGGATGATTTCGGGACAGGCCATTCCTCAATCACCAACATCAGGCGCTTTGCGGTGCGCCGAATCAAGATTGACCGCAGTTTTGTGCGGAAAGTGGACGAAGACCGTGAGCAACAAAAGCTAGTTTCTGGCATTTTGTCACTGGCCGAACGGATGGGGTTGGAAACCCTGGCCGAAGGCATAGAAAGTGTAGGGGAACACGCCATGCTGGCGCAGCTTGGCTGTGGCCATGTACAAGGCTTCCTGATTGCCAAACCAATGGCTTTCGAGGCCACGCAAGACTGGATCATCCAGCATCAGTCCCGCCGCGCGAAGCTCCCTCAAATAGGCACCCGGACCCGCTGA
- the yidC gene encoding membrane protein insertase YidC — translation MDDQNKNLILATALSFLVILVWFVFFPPAEPVVDPNAPAAVTTATEAITPPAETVANSETAAAAEKAAAPRLAIDTPRLKGTISLLGGRIDDLAMSNYHETIDPASEIVTLLSPVGQPHAYYALYGWTPAGNLGFDDVPGANTLWSQVGSNTLTPETPITLQWDNGKGLVFKRVLSVDDRYMFNVEQSVENQTGAEVRLAPYGIVARHGIPDDLEGFYLSHEGIVQRTDGTLEEVKYKAAAKLPLVEREAALAEVNQATTDGWIGFTSKYWMTALIPEQGKPFTAVTKYVASADIFQTETRQPLVSVAPGTTSTTNSRLFAGAKEWETLRNYEKTGGIDGFIDVIDWGWFFFFTKPIFAVLHWLNAMIGNMGLAIIALTFLLKALVFPLAYKSYVSMARMKELQPEMEALKERTGDDKQKLQKEMMTLYKEKKVNPAAGCLPILIQIPIFFSLYKVIFVTLELRHAPFFGWLNDLSAPDSSSLFNLFGALPWAAPEPGTMMALVFIGVLPLLLGVSMWLQQKLNPTPTDATQAMIFAWMPWVFMFMLGSFASGLVVYWITNNVITFTQQFIIMKSHGHTPDIFGNIKASFKRKPAAAPAAAAKKPGKK, via the coding sequence ATGGACGATCAGAACAAAAATCTCATCCTCGCAACAGCCCTCAGTTTCCTTGTGATTCTGGTGTGGTTTGTATTTTTCCCACCAGCCGAGCCGGTCGTTGATCCAAACGCGCCGGCCGCAGTCACAACGGCGACAGAGGCGATAACGCCGCCTGCGGAAACGGTCGCCAATTCCGAAACGGCTGCGGCCGCGGAAAAGGCAGCGGCCCCCCGCCTGGCCATCGACACTCCACGCCTGAAAGGCACAATCTCCTTGTTGGGGGGGCGTATCGACGATCTGGCGATGAGCAATTATCATGAGACGATTGATCCCGCCTCCGAAATTGTCACGCTGCTTTCGCCCGTTGGCCAGCCACATGCCTATTACGCGCTTTATGGTTGGACCCCGGCCGGAAATCTTGGCTTTGACGATGTGCCGGGCGCGAATACGCTTTGGTCGCAGGTCGGCTCAAACACCCTGACCCCGGAAACGCCGATCACCCTGCAATGGGACAATGGCAAAGGGCTGGTGTTCAAACGTGTTCTCTCGGTCGACGACCGCTATATGTTCAACGTCGAGCAAAGCGTCGAAAACCAGACCGGCGCCGAGGTCCGCCTTGCACCTTACGGCATCGTGGCACGGCACGGCATTCCGGATGACCTCGAAGGGTTTTACCTAAGCCACGAAGGCATTGTGCAGCGGACCGATGGCACTTTGGAAGAAGTGAAATATAAAGCCGCGGCAAAACTTCCACTGGTTGAACGTGAGGCCGCATTGGCCGAGGTGAACCAAGCCACCACAGACGGCTGGATCGGGTTTACCAGTAAATACTGGATGACCGCGCTGATTCCCGAACAGGGCAAGCCCTTCACCGCCGTCACCAAGTACGTCGCAAGCGCCGATATTTTCCAAACGGAAACCCGCCAACCTTTGGTCAGCGTAGCACCCGGTACGACCTCAACAACGAATTCGCGCCTGTTTGCAGGGGCGAAAGAGTGGGAAACGCTGCGCAACTACGAGAAAACCGGCGGTATCGACGGTTTCATTGACGTCATCGACTGGGGTTGGTTTTTCTTCTTCACCAAGCCGATCTTTGCTGTGTTGCACTGGCTGAATGCTATGATCGGCAATATGGGTCTTGCAATTATTGCCCTGACTTTCCTGCTCAAAGCGCTGGTGTTCCCGCTTGCCTATAAATCCTACGTCTCCATGGCGCGGATGAAGGAATTGCAGCCGGAAATGGAAGCGTTGAAAGAGCGCACCGGCGACGACAAGCAAAAGCTTCAGAAGGAAATGATGACGCTGTATAAGGAAAAAAAGGTCAACCCAGCTGCGGGCTGCCTGCCGATCCTGATCCAGATTCCGATTTTCTTCTCTCTCTACAAGGTGATTTTTGTTACGCTGGAGCTGCGTCACGCGCCCTTCTTTGGGTGGTTGAACGACCTTTCGGCCCCGGACAGCTCCTCGTTGTTCAACCTGTTCGGCGCCCTGCCTTGGGCGGCACCAGAACCGGGAACGATGATGGCGCTGGTGTTTATCGGCGTGCTGCCTCTGCTTTTGGGGGTCTCGATGTGGTTGCAGCAAAAGCTGAACCCGACACCGACAGATGCGACACAAGCGATGATCTTTGCCTGGATGCCATGGGTCTTCATGTTCATGCTCGGGAGCTTTGCCAGTGGCTTGGTTGTTTACTGGATCACCAACAACGTGATCACCTTCACCCAGCAGTTCATCATCATGAAAAGCCATGGCCATACGCCGGATATTTTCGGCAACATCAAGGCCAGCTTTAAACGCAAACCCGCAGCAGCACCTGCCGCGGCGGCCAAGAAACCGGGTAAAAAATGA
- a CDS encoding MOSC domain-containing protein has protein sequence MTQRLARICRHPIKAHGREDLASVLLSAGACLPGDRRWAVAHEAAKLVPGWNPCSNFHRGAKAPQLMAITAELQGNAVTLRHPQRPDLTFHPDDPADLLGFLDWIAPLSPKERAQPKQIVSAPVGMTDSAFPSVSILSSSSLATLSESMGTCLSADRFRGNLWLNGAEPFAEFDWIGRDIALGDAILTIKERITRCRATMTNPETGQVDADTLAALKTGYGHQDFGVYAVVKQGGTITLNDEWSLS, from the coding sequence ATGACACAACGGCTGGCTCGCATTTGCCGCCACCCGATCAAGGCACACGGACGCGAGGATCTCGCGTCCGTTCTGCTTTCGGCGGGGGCCTGTCTTCCCGGGGATCGTCGCTGGGCCGTCGCACATGAGGCGGCAAAGCTGGTTCCCGGATGGAACCCTTGCAGTAATTTCCATCGCGGTGCAAAAGCCCCGCAGCTTATGGCCATCACCGCAGAGCTACAGGGCAATGCAGTCACCTTGCGTCACCCGCAGCGCCCGGATTTGACATTCCATCCCGATGATCCCGCCGATCTCCTCGGCTTTCTGGATTGGATCGCACCGCTTTCCCCGAAAGAGCGCGCGCAACCCAAACAGATCGTTTCGGCGCCGGTGGGCATGACGGATAGCGCATTTCCATCTGTTTCCATCTTGTCTTCAAGCTCTCTGGCAACCTTGTCAGAGAGCATGGGAACATGCCTGTCGGCAGATCGTTTCCGCGGCAATCTTTGGCTAAACGGGGCAGAACCCTTTGCCGAATTTGACTGGATCGGGCGTGATATTGCTCTCGGCGACGCTATTTTAACGATCAAAGAACGCATCACCCGATGCCGTGCCACGATGACCAACCCCGAAACCGGACAGGTTGATGCAGATACACTTGCCGCCCTGAAAACCGGCTATGGACATCAGGATTTTGGCGTCTATGCAGTGGTGAAACAGGGTGGCACAATCACCCTCAACGATGAGTGGAGCCTGTCGTGA
- the yihA gene encoding ribosome biogenesis GTP-binding protein YihA/YsxC gives MTQLPFPLAEEPEPAAREAGRLLFAGPVDFVKGVVAMSGMPPADRLEVCFAGRSNVGKSSLINALTNRKNVARASNTPGRTQEINYFALGTQRYLVDLPGYGYAAAPLPVVAKWQALLKSYLSGRQTLRRAFVLIDGRHGVKDVDHEIMTLLDRSAVTFQAVMTKADKISKVELDQNIDQTRAALAKHPAAFPELIVTSSEKGLGIETLRATIATLI, from the coding sequence GTGACCCAACTTCCCTTTCCCCTTGCCGAAGAACCGGAACCCGCCGCGCGTGAGGCCGGGCGGCTGCTGTTTGCCGGCCCCGTCGACTTTGTCAAAGGCGTGGTTGCCATGTCGGGCATGCCCCCTGCCGACCGGCTGGAGGTTTGCTTTGCGGGCCGTTCAAATGTCGGAAAATCAAGCCTGATCAATGCGTTGACCAACCGCAAAAACGTCGCACGCGCGTCCAACACCCCCGGCCGGACACAAGAGATCAACTATTTCGCCCTTGGCACGCAACGCTATCTGGTCGACTTGCCGGGCTATGGCTATGCCGCCGCCCCGCTTCCGGTCGTCGCGAAATGGCAGGCTTTGCTGAAAAGCTATCTGTCCGGTCGCCAAACCTTGCGCCGCGCCTTTGTGCTAATCGACGGGCGGCACGGGGTAAAGGATGTGGACCATGAGATCATGACCCTTCTGGACCGTTCGGCCGTCACTTTTCAGGCCGTGATGACCAAAGCCGATAAGATCAGCAAAGTAGAGCTGGATCAGAATATCGACCAGACCCGCGCCGCATTGGCCAAGCACCCCGCCGCGTTTCCCGAATTGATCGTGACCTCTTCGGAAAAAGGCCTTGGGATCGAGACGCTGCGCGCCACGATCGCCACGTTGATCTAA
- a CDS encoding SDR family oxidoreductase, whose protein sequence is MTEQKTLVLTGASRGIGHATVKRFSAEGWRVLTCSRQPFDPRCPWPGGEENHIQIDLANPTKTIAAIEVIREKVNGKLDALVNNAGISPKGEGGGRLNTLETDLMTWGQVFHVNFFASVVLARGLQAELVAAKGAIVNVTSIAGVRVHPFAGAAYATSKAALAALTREMAHDFGPMGVRVNAIAPGEVETAILSPGTDKIVEQLPLRRLGQPSEVADAIWFLCSPQSSYISGTEIEVNGAQHV, encoded by the coding sequence ATGACAGAGCAGAAAACACTGGTTTTAACCGGGGCAAGCCGTGGGATTGGCCATGCGACGGTGAAACGATTCTCTGCCGAGGGGTGGCGGGTGCTGACCTGTTCGCGCCAGCCGTTTGATCCGCGCTGCCCGTGGCCAGGCGGCGAGGAGAACCATATTCAGATCGACCTCGCCAACCCAACCAAAACAATCGCCGCAATTGAGGTGATTCGGGAAAAAGTGAACGGCAAGCTTGATGCGCTGGTCAATAACGCTGGCATTTCACCCAAAGGGGAGGGCGGCGGGCGGCTGAATACGCTTGAGACGGATCTGATGACTTGGGGCCAGGTCTTTCACGTCAACTTTTTTGCATCGGTCGTTCTGGCGCGTGGGTTGCAGGCGGAATTGGTCGCGGCAAAAGGCGCGATTGTGAATGTGACATCGATTGCGGGGGTGCGGGTACATCCTTTTGCGGGCGCAGCTTATGCGACATCAAAGGCGGCGCTGGCCGCGCTTACGCGCGAGATGGCACATGATTTCGGGCCGATGGGCGTACGGGTGAATGCCATCGCGCCGGGGGAGGTGGAAACTGCCATCCTTAGCCCCGGCACGGATAAAATTGTGGAACAACTGCCGCTTCGTCGTTTGGGCCAACCCTCAGAGGTGGCCGATGCGATCTGGTTCCTGTGCTCGCCCCAGTCCAGCTATATCTCAGGAACGGAAATAGAGGTGAACGGCGCGCAGCACGTTTAG
- the argB gene encoding acetylglutamate kinase, whose translation MKKQLLNMRDSIATARTLNEALPYLQRYSGATVVVKFGGNAMGDDDAMEEFAQDIVFMRQVGLNPVVVHGGGPMINSLLAKLGIKSEFLRGKRITDAATVEVVEMVLSGLVNKRIVQAINDAGGRAVGISGKDDDLMVCDYDDPELGFVGRPRDMRVQVLRDLFSVGIIPVVAPVAPGDNGETFNVNGDTAAGAIAGALQADRLLLLTDVAGVKDAEGEVITQLTTQEVRDLTEQGVISGGMIPKTETALMAIEQGVRAVVILDGRIQNACLLELFTDHGAGSLIRSPNTPARVTSSDG comes from the coding sequence ATGAAAAAGCAGTTACTCAATATGCGTGATTCCATTGCCACCGCCCGCACCTTGAATGAGGCACTCCCCTATTTGCAGCGCTATTCCGGTGCGACCGTCGTCGTGAAATTCGGCGGGAATGCGATGGGCGACGACGACGCGATGGAGGAATTTGCTCAAGACATCGTTTTCATGCGCCAAGTTGGCTTGAACCCTGTGGTCGTGCATGGCGGCGGGCCGATGATCAACAGCCTTTTGGCCAAGCTTGGCATCAAATCCGAGTTTCTGCGCGGCAAGCGCATCACCGATGCCGCGACCGTCGAGGTGGTGGAGATGGTGCTTTCTGGTCTTGTGAACAAGCGCATTGTGCAGGCGATCAATGATGCAGGCGGGCGCGCTGTCGGGATTTCCGGCAAGGATGATGATCTGATGGTCTGCGACTATGACGATCCGGAGCTGGGCTTTGTCGGCCGCCCCCGCGATATGCGTGTGCAGGTCTTGCGCGATTTGTTCAGCGTCGGGATCATTCCCGTCGTGGCCCCGGTTGCCCCCGGCGACAATGGCGAAACCTTTAACGTCAACGGTGATACCGCCGCTGGTGCAATTGCGGGCGCGCTGCAGGCCGATCGCTTGTTGCTGCTGACCGATGTTGCAGGCGTAAAGGATGCAGAGGGCGAGGTGATCACCCAGCTCACCACCCAAGAGGTCCGCGACCTGACAGAACAGGGCGTTATTTCGGGCGGTATGATTCCCAAAACCGAGACCGCGCTGATGGCGATTGAGCAAGGTGTTCGCGCCGTGGTCATCCTTGACGGCCGCATACAGAACGCATGTTTGCTGGAGCTGTTTACCGATCACGGTGCCGGCTCTTTGATCCGGTCCCCCAACACACCCGCACGCGTCACATCCAGCGACGGATAG
- a CDS encoding SixA phosphatase family protein: MTKRLILTRHAKSSWDDPLMSDHDRPLNDRGNVAAADLGQWLASRGYIPGEVLCSDALRTQETYVRIAAEMPDAAAVTLKPALYNAGPDVLLAVLRKATAETVMIIAHNPGIAEFAARLVARAPANAEFPRYPTGATLVVDFTEDDWKGVAFGAGATLDFVIPREIAA; the protein is encoded by the coding sequence ATGACCAAACGCCTGATCCTAACCCGTCACGCCAAATCGAGCTGGGACGACCCGCTGATGTCCGACCATGATCGCCCCCTCAACGATAGGGGCAATGTGGCGGCGGCCGATCTTGGCCAATGGCTTGCCTCGCGCGGCTATATTCCGGGGGAGGTGCTTTGCTCTGACGCCCTGCGCACGCAAGAAACATATGTCCGCATTGCCGCCGAAATGCCCGATGCCGCAGCGGTGACATTGAAGCCCGCGCTTTATAATGCCGGGCCGGATGTTTTGCTTGCCGTGCTGCGCAAGGCCACTGCCGAAACCGTTATGATCATCGCGCATAACCCCGGCATCGCAGAGTTCGCAGCCCGCCTGGTGGCCCGTGCGCCTGCCAATGCCGAATTCCCGCGCTATCCCACCGGGGCCACGCTGGTTGTCGACTTTACCGAAGATGATTGGAAAGGTGTGGCCTTTGGCGCAGGGGCCACGCTGGATTTTGTGATCCCGCGTGAAATAGCCGCCTGA
- a CDS encoding amino acid ABC transporter ATP-binding protein: MQDTMAERTVDRSHMQVSDEVAIQISKMNKWYGTFHVLRDIDLTVNQGERIVIAGPSGSGKSTLIRCINRLEEHQAGQIIVDGTELTSDLKNIDKVRSEVGMVFQHFNLFPHLTILENLTLAPIWVRKTPKKEAEEVAMHYLEKVKIPEQAHKFPGMLSGGQQQRVAIARSLCMKPRIMLFDEPTSALDPEMIKEVLDTMIELAEEGMTMLCVTHEMGFAQAVANRVIFMDQGQIVEQNNPHDFFNNPQSDRTKLFLSQILGH, encoded by the coding sequence ATGCAAGATACCATGGCAGAACGTACCGTCGATCGCAGCCACATGCAGGTAAGCGATGAGGTGGCGATTCAGATTTCGAAAATGAACAAATGGTACGGCACATTCCACGTGCTGCGCGATATTGATCTGACGGTAAATCAAGGGGAGCGGATCGTGATCGCGGGCCCCTCCGGTTCGGGGAAATCGACGCTTATCCGCTGTATCAACCGGTTGGAGGAACATCAGGCCGGTCAGATCATCGTTGATGGCACCGAGTTGACGAGCGACCTAAAGAACATCGACAAAGTGCGCTCAGAGGTGGGGATGGTGTTCCAGCACTTCAATCTGTTCCCGCATCTGACCATTCTGGAGAACCTGACCTTGGCCCCGATCTGGGTGCGTAAAACCCCCAAGAAAGAGGCCGAAGAGGTGGCGATGCACTATCTCGAAAAGGTAAAAATCCCGGAACAAGCGCATAAATTCCCCGGTATGCTGTCGGGTGGGCAGCAGCAGCGGGTTGCCATCGCGCGCTCTCTTTGCATGAAGCCGCGGATTATGTTGTTTGATGAGCCGACATCAGCCCTTGATCCCGAGATGATCAAAGAGGTCTTGGACACGATGATCGAGTTGGCCGAGGAAGGCATGACAATGCTGTGTGTGACCCATGAGATGGGCTTTGCGCAGGCGGTGGCCAACCGCGTGATCTTTATGGACCAAGGGCAGATTGTGGAACAAAATAACCCGCATGACTTCTTTAACAATCCGCAGTCGGATCGCACGAAATTGTTCTTAAGCCAGATTTTGGGTCATTAA
- a CDS encoding amino acid ABC transporter permease, translated as MTDKTISFVRTDMLPEKAPPSSQVGPVRWVRENLFSGPFNTILTLLGILILYFLTVHIGPWFQNSIWNANSLAECREILAGQSGACWGVIKDRWHQLIFGFYPSEEYWRPTITFFLMLVAVAPILFGALPRKLLWFSAIFPALAFWLLWGGSIWYSVFVMLGFVVAYVVFRALQQVSSVVAMVVAIAAAVIWWLFLAGPLGDMVASVVPVALPYIRSDDFGGFMISIIIGVTGIAFSLPIGILLALGRQSDMPLVKWICVGFIEFIRGVPLITLLFTASLLLNYFLPPGTNFDIILRVIIMVTLFAAAYMAEVVRGGFAALPRGQYEAADALGLDYWKAQRLILLPQALKISIPGIVNTFIGLFKDTTLVVFIGILDPIGLSNAIRADSNWNGIIWELYAFIALCFFIFCFGMSRYSQYLEGKLKTDHR; from the coding sequence ATGACAGATAAAACGATCTCTTTCGTCCGTACGGATATGCTGCCGGAAAAAGCTCCGCCGAGTAGTCAGGTCGGGCCGGTGCGCTGGGTTCGGGAAAACCTGTTCTCCGGTCCGTTCAATACGATTTTGACGCTTCTGGGTATTCTGATCCTGTACTTTCTGACCGTCCATATCGGTCCTTGGTTCCAGAATTCTATCTGGAATGCCAATTCGCTGGCTGAGTGTCGCGAGATCCTTGCCGGACAAAGCGGCGCCTGTTGGGGGGTTATCAAGGACCGCTGGCACCAGCTTATCTTTGGCTTCTACCCGTCCGAGGAATACTGGCGCCCGACGATCACCTTCTTTTTGATGTTGGTCGCAGTTGCGCCGATCTTGTTTGGCGCATTGCCCCGCAAGCTGCTGTGGTTCTCGGCGATCTTTCCTGCGTTGGCGTTTTGGCTACTGTGGGGCGGAAGCATCTGGTATTCGGTCTTTGTGATGCTGGGCTTTGTGGTTGCCTATGTGGTCTTCAGGGCTTTGCAGCAGGTTTCCAGCGTGGTTGCCATGGTTGTCGCAATTGCAGCGGCTGTCATTTGGTGGCTGTTCCTTGCCGGGCCACTGGGGGATATGGTCGCCTCGGTGGTGCCGGTGGCGCTGCCCTACATCCGGTCGGATGATTTTGGCGGCTTCATGATTTCCATTATCATCGGGGTTACAGGCATTGCGTTTTCGCTGCCCATTGGCATTTTGCTGGCCCTTGGGCGCCAGTCCGATATGCCCTTAGTCAAGTGGATCTGTGTTGGCTTTATCGAGTTTATCCGTGGCGTGCCGCTGATCACCTTGCTGTTCACGGCCAGCTTGCTGTTGAACTACTTCCTGCCACCCGGAACGAATTTCGACATCATCTTGCGGGTTATCATCATGGTAACGCTGTTTGCCGCGGCCTATATGGCCGAGGTCGTGCGCGGGGGCTTTGCGGCCCTGCCACGCGGCCAGTACGAGGCGGCGGATGCGCTTGGCCTTGATTATTGGAAGGCACAGCGGCTTATCCTGCTACCGCAGGCGTTGAAGATTTCCATTCCGGGGATCGTGAACACCTTTATCGGGCTGTTCAAGGACACCACGCTGGTTGTGTTTATCGGCATTCTGGACCCGATTGGCCTGTCCAATGCGATCCGTGCGGATAGCAATTGGAACGGCATCATCTGGGAACTCTACGCCTTTATCGCGCTTTGTTTCTTCATCTTCTGTTTCGGCATGTCCCGGTATTCCCAATACCTTGAAGGCAAGCTGAAAACCGATCACCGCTAA